The Sinorhizobium fredii USDA 257 region GGGGAAGCTTCGAGGAGTTCAAGAAGGGGCATGACCTGAAGGGCCAGACACTGACGATCTTCGGTCCCTGGCGCGGCGAGGACGAGGCTCTGTTCAAGAGCGTTTTTGCCTATTTCGTGGAGGCGACGGGGGTTGAGGTCAAGTATTCCTCCTCAGAGAACTATGAACAGCAGATCGTCATCGACACGCAGGCCGGCAGCCCGCCCGATGTCGCAATCCTTCCGCAACCGGGTCTCATTGCCGACCTCGCCGCGAAGGGCCTCCTGACGCCCCTCGGCGACGAAACCAAGCAATGGCTGCTCGACAATTATGCCGCCGGTCAGTCCTGGGTGGATCTCTCCACCTATAACGGCAAGGACGGCACCGCGGCGCTCTACGCCTTCCCCTACAAGATCGACGTCAAGTCGCTCGTCTGGTACGTGCCGGAAAACTTCGAAGACGCCGGCTACGAAGTGCCGAAGACCATGGAAGAGCTGAAGGCTCTGACCGAGAAGATTGCCGCCGACGGCGAGAAGCCCTGGTGCATCGGTCTCGGCTCGGGCGGCGCGACCGGCTGGCCGGCGACCGACTGGGTCGAAGACCTGATGCTGCGCACGCAGTCACCCGAGGTCTATGACAAGTGGACCAAGAACGAAATTCCCTTCACGGACCCCGCGGTGATCGGCGCGCTCGATGAGTTCGGCTGGTTCGCGCGAAACGACAAGTTCGTCGACGGCGGCGCGGCAGCGGTCGCCTCCACCGATTTCCGCGACAGCCCGAAGGGTCTCTTCGCCTCGCCGCCGAAATGTTATCTGCACCACCAGGCTTCGTTCATCCCGTCCTTCTTCCCCGAAGGCACGGTGGTCGGCGAGGATGCCGACTTCTTCTACATGCCGCCCTATGAAAGCAAGAAGGAGCTTGGCAATCCGGTGCTCGGCGCAGGCACGCTTGCGATGATCACCAAGGATACGCCGGCTGCGCGTGCCTTCATCGACTTCCTGAAGACGCCGATCGCGCACGAGGTCTGGATGGCGCAGACGAGCTTCCTGACGCCCTATAAGAGCGTCAATGTCGACGTCTACGGCAACCCGCCGCTCAAGAAGCAAGGCGAGATCCTGCTCAATGCCACGACCTTCCGCTTCGACGGTTCGGACCTGATGCCCGGCAAGATCGGCGCCGGCGCCCTCTGGACCGGCATGGTCGATTTCGTCGGCGGCAAGTCCTCGGCCGATGTTGCGGCCGGCGTTCAGAAGGCCTGGGACGCCATCAAGTAAAGTCTGGGGCGGCGGACGGCATGCCTCGTCCGCCGCCTTCCCTTTCGGACCGGCCCGCGTCGGCGGGCCTCCCAACAATAAGCGGAAGCCGCGTCGTGCAATGCGCCTGGAGCGTCCGTTCCGAAGGCGTTTGAGGGGAGGGATGTGCCATGCAGCTGCTCGCTGCCATTCTGACGATGATAGCCGGTGTCCTGGCTTGCGCGGCCTACTTCTGGGCCACCAGTCTCATTCTTGATTGGATTTTTCCGTCGAAGGGGCTGTCGGGTGCCGCCGCCTCCCGCAACCTGCGGATCACCAACGCCATCCGGCCCTGGCTGTTCCTGGCCCCGGCTTTGTTCGCTCTGACGATCTATCTCATCTATCCGGTGGTCCAATCGGTGTGGTTGAGCTTCCATGACAGGGGCGGACAGAATTTCGTCGGCGCGCGCAACTACAACTGGATGATCACTGACGGCGAATTCCGCCAGTCGATCTTCAACAATTTCCTCTGGCTGCTGGTCGTTCCGGCGCTCTCGACCTTCTTCGGCCTGATCATCGCGGCCCTGACGGATCGCATCTGGTGGGGCAATATCGCCAAGACGCTGATCTTCATGCCGATGGCGATCTCGTTCGTCGGCGCGGCGGTCATCTGGAAGTTCATCTACGATTACCGGGCCGAAGGCTCCGAGCAGATCGGTCTTCTGAACGCAATCGTCGTCGCCTTCGGGGCCGCGCCGCAAGCCTGGATCACCCTGCCTTTCTGGAACAATTTCTTCCTGATGGTCATCCTCGTCTGGATCCAGACAGGCTTTGCCATGGTCATCCTCTCCGCGGCGTTGCGCGGCATTCCGGAGGAAACGATCGAGGCGGCCGTCATCGACGGCGCCAATGGCTGGCAAATCTTCTTCAAGATCATGGTGCCGCAGATCTGGGGCACGATCGCGGTCGTCTGGACGACCATCACCATCCTGGTGCTGAAGGTCTTCGATATCGTGCTCGCGATGACGAACGGCCAATGGCAGAGCCAGGTACTCGCCAACCTGATGTTCGACTGGATGTTCCGCGGCGGCGGGGATTTCGGCCGCGGCGCCGCGATCGCCGTCGTCATCATGATCCTCGTCATCCCCATCATGATCTGGAACATCCGCAACGCCACCAAGGAAGCGGGAGGCCACTGAGATGAACCCGTCGACGCGCTCCCCGCTCACCTGGGCTGTCCATCTTTCGGTCCTGCTGCTGGTCGTTCTCTGGACCATGCCGACCGCCGGCCTGCTGATCTCCTCGCTGCGCGACAAGGACCAACTCGCGGTCTCCGGCTGGTGGACGGCGCTCGCGACCTCGTCGCGCAACGATGTGGCGCGTGCCCCTTCGGCCGAAAACCAGGTCGAGCGGGACGGCCGGTTCGTGATCTCCGGCAATCTGCTTGAAGGGCAAGGTGGCGGCCAAGTCTCCGCCTTCGGGTTTTCCAGCCGCGAACCGGGGAAGTTCAAGCCCGGCGAGACGGCCGAGCTCAACGACGGCGAGAGGCTGACGGTGCAGGCGGACGGCAGCTTTGAGATCGTCTCTGACAAGAAGATGGAGGGATCGCGCGGCCAGCGCATCTTTTATACCGCCTCCACGCCTCCACGCTTCACGATCGACAACTACATCGAGGTGCTGAGCGCGGCCGGCATCGGCACGTCGTTCCTCAACTCGCTGACGGTCGCGATTCCGTCGACGGTCATACCGATCCTAATCGCGGCCTTTGCTGCCTATGCACTTGCCTGGATGCCTTTCCCGGGCCGCGCCATCCTGCTCGCAGTCGTCGTTGGCCTGCTCGTCGTGCCGCTGCAGATGTCGCTCATTCCGCTGCTGCAGCTCTATAATGGGGTCGGAGCTTTCCTCGGCGTTCCGGCCAAGACCTATCTGGGCATATGGCTCGCCCATACCGGCTTCGGACTGCCGCTGGCGATCTATCTCCTGCGCAACTACATGGCGGGTCTGCCGCGCGAGATCATGGAATCGGCGCGGGTCGATGGCGCCAGCGATTTCGACATCTTCGTCAAGATCATCCTGCCCTTGTCGTTCCCGGCGCTTGCCTCCTTCGCCATCTTCCAGTTCCTCTGGACCTGGAACGACCTGCTCGTTGCCATCGTCTTCCTCGGTGCGGGGGAGGACAACCTGGTGCTGACCGGGCGTCTGGTCAATCTCCTCGGCTCACGCGGCGGCAACTGGGAAATCCTCACCGCTTCGGCCTTCATCACCATCGTCGTTCCGCTGATCGTCTTCTTTACCCTGCAACGCTACCTCGTTCGCGGCCTGCTCGCGGGATCGGTCAAGGGCGGCTGACACTTCAAGACAAGGACTTTAAGAATCGCATGAACATGACCGAAACGAGCAAGGCCGTTCTCGCAGCCGACAAGGACTGGTGGCGTGGCGCGGTGATCTACCAGATCTATCCGCGCTCCTTCCAGGATACCAATGGCGATGGCATCGGCGATTTGAAGGGCATTTCCGCCCGGCTGCCGCATGTGGCGGCGCTCGGCGCCGACGCTATCTGGATATCGCCCTTCTTCACCTCGCCCATGCGCGATTTCGGTTACGATGTCTCCAACTACACGGATGTCGACCCGATCTTCGGCACGCTCAAGGATTTCGATCAGTTGATCGCAGAAGCCCATCGTCTGGGCCTTCGCGTGATGATCGACCTCGTCCTGTCGCACACCTCCGACCAGCATCCCTGGTTTGTCGAGAGCCGCTCCAGCCGCAGCAATGGCAAGGCCGACTGGTATGTCTGGGCTGATTCCAAGCCGGATGGCACGCCGCCGAACAACTGGCTGTCGATCTTCGGCGGCTCCGCCTGGGCCTGGGACCCGACGCGGCTGCAGTATTACCTGCACAACTTCCTGACGTCCCAGCCCGATCTCAACCTGCACAATGCGCAGGTCCAGGAAGCGCTTCTCGCCGTCGAGCGTTTCTGGCTGGAGCGGGGCGTCGACGGCTTCCGCCTCGATACCATCAACTTCTACTTTCATGACAGGGAGCTGCGCGACAACCCGGCGCTGGCGCCGGCGCGCCGCAACGCTTCGACCGCGCCTGCCGTCAATCCGTACAATTATCAGGAACATATCTACGACAAGAACCGGCCGGAGAACCTGGACTTCCTGAGGCGCTTCCGTGCCGTCATGGAGGAATTTCCGGCAATCGCGGCCGTCGGCGAGGTTGGGGACAGCCAGCGCGGCCTCGAGATCGCCGGCGAATACACCTCGGGCGGCGACAAGGTGCAGATGTGCTACGCCTTCGAGTTCCTGGCGCCTGATGCGCTGACGCCGGAGCGGATTGCCGAGGTATTGCGCGATTTCCAAAAGGTCGCACCGGAAGGCTGGGCCTGCTGGGCCTTCGCTAACCACGATGTCGTGCGCCATGTCAGCCGCTGGGGCACCGGTGTTGCCGACCACGTCGGCCACGCCAAGCTGCTTGCGAGCCTTCTGATGTCGCTGCGCGGCTCGGTCTGCATCTATCAGGGTGAGGAACTGGCGTTGCCGGAAGCGGAACTTGCCTACGAGGACCTTCAGGATCCCTACGGCATTCAGTTCTGGCCCGATTTCAAGGGCCGCGACGGCTGCCGGACGCCGATGGTGTGGGAGAGCCTGCCGGATGGCGGCTTCAGCAGCGCCAAGTCGTGGCTGCCGATTCCGGAAGCACACCTTCCGCAAGCTGTTGCCGTCCAGGAAGGCGATCCGGCCTCGGTGCTCGAGCACTATCGCCGTTTTCTGCATTTCAGGAAGGCCTATCCGGCCTTCGCCAAGGGCGACATTGAATTCGTCGAGACGCGAGCTCCGCTGCTCGGCTTCATCAGGACGCATGGCAACGAGAGGCTCTTCTGCCTCTTCAATATGAGCGAGGAGCCCGCCGCCGCGGATTTGCCGGAAGGCGCGATCGAGCCGCTCGAGGGTCACGGCTTCATCTCTGATATAAGGGACAACAAGATCAGTCTTCCGGCCTGGGGCGCGTTCTTCGCGCGCCTGGCCTAGAAAACCGAGGGGAGGGTGAAATGACGGGTCTGCTGCTAAAAGATATCCGCAAGTCCTACGGGGCGGTCGATGTCATTCACGGCATCAATCTCGACATCAAGCAGGGCGAGTTCGTCGTCTTCGTCGGGCCGTCCGGCTGCGGGAAATCGACGCTGCTCAGGATGATCGCCGGACTCGAGGAGATCACCGGCGGCGACATGTATATCGACGGCGAGCGGGTCAACGAGGTGCCGCCGTCGCAGCGCGGCATCGCCATGGTGTTCCAGTCCTATGCGCTCTACCCGCATATGACCGTTTACGACAACATGGCCTTCGGCATGCGGATCGCCAAGGAATCGAAGGAGGAGATCGATCGCCGCGTTCGCGCGGCCGCGGAGATGCTCCAACTCACCAAGTATCTCGACCGACTCCCCAAGGCGCTTTCCGGCGGGCAACGCCAGCGGGTGGCGATCGGCCGGGCGATCTGCCGTAACCCGAAGGTCTTCCTCTTCGATGAACCGCTTTCCAACCTCGATGCGGCGCTGCGCGTCGCCACCCGTATCGAGATCGCCAAGCTCAGCGAGCGGATGGCCGATACGACGATGATTTACGTCACCCACGACCAGGTAGAGGCGATGACGCTCGCCGACCGCATCGTGGTGCTGTCTCTCGGACATATCGAGCAGGTCGGTGCGCCGCTCGAACTCTACGAGCGTCCGGCAAACCTCTTCGTCGCCCGCTTCATCGGCTCGCCGGCCATGAACGTCATTCCCTCGACGATCACGGCGACTGGCGCCCAGACGACGGTAACCCTTGCCGGCGGCAAGTCCGTCACGCTCGACATCCCGACCAACGCGTCGGAAGCCGGCAAGAAGGCGAGCTTCGGCGTGCGGCCGGAAGACCTGCAGGCGACAGAGGGACAGGACTTCCTCTTCGAGGGAACGATCGCGATCGTCGAAGCGCTTGGCGAAGTGACGCTGCTCTATATCGAGGGCCTCGTCGAGAACGAGCCGATCATCGCCAAAATACCCGGCATCCTCAAGGTCGGCCGCGGTGACAAGGTGCGGTTCACCGCCGACAAGGCCAAGCTTCACCTCTTCGACGCGGATGGGCGCAGCTATCGCGTCTAGAGCCGTCACTTTTTCTTTTGCGCCGATTTTCTTTTGCGCCAACCCGCCCGGCACTGCCGAGCGGGTTTTTTGCGCACCCGCGCCTGAGCCAAACCCTCTGTTAAATTTCACGGATTAGCGTGGCCGCAATTGGAATGCGGAAAGGTGAGTTCTATGAGCGGCGCGGCTCCCGTTATGCCCCGGCACTTTCTCAACAAGGAAGAGTCGTTCATGTATGATCGGGAAGCGAACTTCCCGATGGAGGATACGCGCAACGACGCGCGGATCGAATTTACCGAGAGGGGGATGCAAAACCTTTCGTCGCGTCGCTGCGAGATTATCAAGCTGTCGAAAAGCAGCGCCGTTATCGGCATCGTGACGAAGTTTCAGCTGCCACAGAATTTCTATCTCGACATTCCGAGCGCCCGCATTCCCCTGATCGGCTGCCTATTGAAGCGGATCCACGCCAACAACCTCGTCGAGGCTCGGTTCCTGCGGCTCTTGAGCGACCGCGACCTGAACCGGATCTTCGTCTACAGTACCCATCCGCACCATCGCAACCGCACGCTCGACATCTATCGCTGACCATCAGAGCCTCGAGCACATGAGGCGAAGCGAGGGAGCAGCCATGCAACGACCCTATCGCCTGTCCTGTCACTGCCGCGAAATCGCGATCGAGGTCGATGCTGAACTTTCGCGGCTGGTCGAGTGCAACTGTTCGACCTGCCGGCGCTCGGGCTTTCTTCATTGGAAGGTGGATGCCGCGGCTATCCGGCTCGTCACCGAAAAGCGTCGGATGTCGACCTATATCTGGCGCGGCATCACCGAGGGCCATCATTTTTGCCCGACATGCGGCACCGCGATCATGCGCAGCGGCTATCCAGGCGGCCGTGTTTCGCTCAATGCCAGGTGCGTCGAGGGCGTCGATGTGTTCACGCTCGACGTCGAGCGCTATGACGGCCGGAACGACATGCCACCCGGGCCGCAGCCATAGGCTGTGACTGCGCCGGCACCTCAAAGCGGATGAGGAGCGGCCGCCCGCTTCCTGCCTGCAGATGTCACGGGAACCTTTCCGGTCGAGCAGGCGTTCACACCGAATCTGGCCCGGAGAGGAACAAATGAACGTGCAGAAGATCTACACCGCATTGCTCACCGCAGACCTTGCGGCGGCCGAAGGCTGGTATACGAAGCTGCTTGGGCGTGGACCGGATTATCGGCCGATGGAAACGCTGGTGCAGTGGGAGCTCTTCGGTCAGGGCGGGGTGGCGCTTTCAACCGACGACGAGATCGCCGGCAGGGGCGTGATGTTCCTTGTCGTCGATGATGTCGCGGCCGAGCGCCGCAGGCTGCAGGGCCTGGGGATCATGCTCGGGGACGACATTGAGGGCGATTACTCGACGCTGGCGCAGGTGCGTGATCCCGACGGCAACCTGCTCACGCTGGCGACGCCGCCGTCGCGGCCCTATCCGCCGGCATGACCGCCCGGAAGAGCGAAATCCGCTTCATCGTGATCTAGCGAAACAGGACGCTCCCTCCATGGTCCGCGGTACCGGCGATCTGGCGGAACGGCGCGAACAATTCGCGGCCCATGCCGAACTCGTTGTCGGAGAGGTCGATATGTGCCGGCACGCGCGTCTTCAGCGCGATGTCCTCGATCTTCACCTCGATTGTCCCCT contains the following coding sequences:
- a CDS encoding carbohydrate ABC transporter permease, which codes for MNPSTRSPLTWAVHLSVLLLVVLWTMPTAGLLISSLRDKDQLAVSGWWTALATSSRNDVARAPSAENQVERDGRFVISGNLLEGQGGGQVSAFGFSSREPGKFKPGETAELNDGERLTVQADGSFEIVSDKKMEGSRGQRIFYTASTPPRFTIDNYIEVLSAAGIGTSFLNSLTVAIPSTVIPILIAAFAAYALAWMPFPGRAILLAVVVGLLVVPLQMSLIPLLQLYNGVGAFLGVPAKTYLGIWLAHTGFGLPLAIYLLRNYMAGLPREIMESARVDGASDFDIFVKIILPLSFPALASFAIFQFLWTWNDLLVAIVFLGAGEDNLVLTGRLVNLLGSRGGNWEILTASAFITIVVPLIVFFTLQRYLVRGLLAGSVKGG
- a CDS encoding GFA family protein is translated as MQRPYRLSCHCREIAIEVDAELSRLVECNCSTCRRSGFLHWKVDAAAIRLVTEKRRMSTYIWRGITEGHHFCPTCGTAIMRSGYPGGRVSLNARCVEGVDVFTLDVERYDGRNDMPPGPQP
- a CDS encoding carbohydrate ABC transporter permease produces the protein MQLLAAILTMIAGVLACAAYFWATSLILDWIFPSKGLSGAAASRNLRITNAIRPWLFLAPALFALTIYLIYPVVQSVWLSFHDRGGQNFVGARNYNWMITDGEFRQSIFNNFLWLLVVPALSTFFGLIIAALTDRIWWGNIAKTLIFMPMAISFVGAAVIWKFIYDYRAEGSEQIGLLNAIVVAFGAAPQAWITLPFWNNFFLMVILVWIQTGFAMVILSAALRGIPEETIEAAVIDGANGWQIFFKIMVPQIWGTIAVVWTTITILVLKVFDIVLAMTNGQWQSQVLANLMFDWMFRGGGDFGRGAAIAVVIMILVIPIMIWNIRNATKEAGGH
- a CDS encoding ABC transporter ATP-binding protein yields the protein MTGLLLKDIRKSYGAVDVIHGINLDIKQGEFVVFVGPSGCGKSTLLRMIAGLEEITGGDMYIDGERVNEVPPSQRGIAMVFQSYALYPHMTVYDNMAFGMRIAKESKEEIDRRVRAAAEMLQLTKYLDRLPKALSGGQRQRVAIGRAICRNPKVFLFDEPLSNLDAALRVATRIEIAKLSERMADTTMIYVTHDQVEAMTLADRIVVLSLGHIEQVGAPLELYERPANLFVARFIGSPAMNVIPSTITATGAQTTVTLAGGKSVTLDIPTNASEAGKKASFGVRPEDLQATEGQDFLFEGTIAIVEALGEVTLLYIEGLVENEPIIAKIPGILKVGRGDKVRFTADKAKLHLFDADGRSYRV
- a CDS encoding VOC family protein; the encoded protein is MNVQKIYTALLTADLAAAEGWYTKLLGRGPDYRPMETLVQWELFGQGGVALSTDDEIAGRGVMFLVVDDVAAERRRLQGLGIMLGDDIEGDYSTLAQVRDPDGNLLTLATPPSRPYPPA
- a CDS encoding ABC transporter substrate-binding protein, translating into MKRSLLIGVAALALLAGTAGAADLKFKPGEDSKFNWGSFEEFKKGHDLKGQTLTIFGPWRGEDEALFKSVFAYFVEATGVEVKYSSSENYEQQIVIDTQAGSPPDVAILPQPGLIADLAAKGLLTPLGDETKQWLLDNYAAGQSWVDLSTYNGKDGTAALYAFPYKIDVKSLVWYVPENFEDAGYEVPKTMEELKALTEKIAADGEKPWCIGLGSGGATGWPATDWVEDLMLRTQSPEVYDKWTKNEIPFTDPAVIGALDEFGWFARNDKFVDGGAAAVASTDFRDSPKGLFASPPKCYLHHQASFIPSFFPEGTVVGEDADFFYMPPYESKKELGNPVLGAGTLAMITKDTPAARAFIDFLKTPIAHEVWMAQTSFLTPYKSVNVDVYGNPPLKKQGEILLNATTFRFDGSDLMPGKIGAGALWTGMVDFVGGKSSADVAAGVQKAWDAIK
- the bglA gene encoding beta-galactosidase BglA, which produces MNMTETSKAVLAADKDWWRGAVIYQIYPRSFQDTNGDGIGDLKGISARLPHVAALGADAIWISPFFTSPMRDFGYDVSNYTDVDPIFGTLKDFDQLIAEAHRLGLRVMIDLVLSHTSDQHPWFVESRSSRSNGKADWYVWADSKPDGTPPNNWLSIFGGSAWAWDPTRLQYYLHNFLTSQPDLNLHNAQVQEALLAVERFWLERGVDGFRLDTINFYFHDRELRDNPALAPARRNASTAPAVNPYNYQEHIYDKNRPENLDFLRRFRAVMEEFPAIAAVGEVGDSQRGLEIAGEYTSGGDKVQMCYAFEFLAPDALTPERIAEVLRDFQKVAPEGWACWAFANHDVVRHVSRWGTGVADHVGHAKLLASLLMSLRGSVCIYQGEELALPEAELAYEDLQDPYGIQFWPDFKGRDGCRTPMVWESLPDGGFSSAKSWLPIPEAHLPQAVAVQEGDPASVLEHYRRFLHFRKAYPAFAKGDIEFVETRAPLLGFIRTHGNERLFCLFNMSEEPAAADLPEGAIEPLEGHGFISDIRDNKISLPAWGAFFARLA